From one Pseudomonas sp. S35 genomic stretch:
- a CDS encoding YbaB/EbfC family nucleoid-associated protein, giving the protein MMKGGMAGLMKQAQQMQEKMAKMQEELANAEVTGKAGGDMVSVVMTGRHDIKRVSIDPSVLPGVGEDDLEMLEALFAAAVNDAVRKIEANSQEKMGAATAGMQLPPGMKMPF; this is encoded by the coding sequence ATGATGAAAGGTGGCATGGCCGGCCTGATGAAGCAGGCGCAGCAGATGCAGGAAAAAATGGCCAAGATGCAGGAAGAACTGGCCAACGCCGAAGTCACCGGTAAAGCCGGTGGCGATATGGTCAGCGTGGTGATGACCGGTCGTCACGACATCAAGCGCGTGAGCATCGACCCAAGCGTGCTGCCAGGCGTGGGCGAAGATGACCTGGAAATGCTCGAGGCGCTGTTCGCCGCGGCCGTCAACGACGCCGTGCGCAAGATCGAAGCCAACAGCCAGGAAAAAATGGGCGCTGCGACCGCCGGCATGCAACTGCCGCCGGGCATGAAGATGCCGTTCTGA